A portion of the Streptomyces kaniharaensis genome contains these proteins:
- a CDS encoding ATP/GTP-binding protein — protein MAGRDLRALFGSNDRSLGTEEAFTNREGQWAQVAAALAEHLAHVVADGFDVQDLETARRNVLVFHGIGGVGKTTLSRKLEAALTASEHRPTQWGEPSWPQAPRLLPVRIDLARSAGTDFERLVLTLRLALAGLDRALPAFDLALGRYWEHNHPGESLEEYLRRAGLVSRFAKALPGQVQAALSKAAEELALPGAVGSAVGQVATAVVRAVRERRTTARALAGCPRLADLLEAEPDLEALSFYPHLLAYEIDRLPAKKAVVPVVLLDTFEDTGDRTNRDLERLIQRVVWLMPNALFIVTGRSRLQWADDALQGQLDYTGPAAWPQLASHIPAAREAVPIAPAGMEPATDRQVLIGDFSPEDCDDYLARRLTADGRPLIGDDLRRVITARSHGLPLYLDLAVMRFLEIRRTREPEAADFDHDFPALVSRTLQDLTPDERHVLRAVSLLDAFDIPLAAKASGMTHQAAALRLVERPFVRENQLALWPYHLHAVVRSTIRRADDHTDDRWSDQDWASAAVRAFDTLGDQWAGSTSRSRMLLVACLRQGLTLARDHRLDLGWLGGAAWAYVSDSVWEPLAPPAPAGQASTDRPPGATVLQTPADALVETLSTLAARQREHRTRTADRLTRVIDSRLLPEDLTDMALYYRAKAHRDLGRTGASRQGMQQVASGTTRLAPAARRGLAHLARLDGDFPTAHAAAQTLGWAGRQNRVLGDLAWVHAQMDQAATAYQAARTDAERHGVAGETATSQAQLGFVRAFTDPDTADDDLDLAAQLLIGLDLRATALTTRIAALVRDAGSGGDDFPDRANVLDAEVRASGVRAARTTLALAVCFHHAVLNNDDELDTAIHDLDQLTRGRDYAYYTDIAHFMADRPLQHPSPAHWLDGNQAVRDRWRALVTARQNRLRPTSHS, from the coding sequence ATGGCGGGGCGGGATCTGCGGGCGCTGTTCGGGTCGAACGACCGGAGTCTGGGGACCGAGGAGGCGTTCACCAACCGGGAAGGGCAGTGGGCGCAGGTCGCGGCCGCGCTCGCCGAGCACCTGGCCCACGTGGTCGCTGACGGCTTCGACGTCCAGGACTTGGAGACGGCGCGGCGCAATGTGCTCGTCTTCCACGGCATCGGCGGCGTCGGCAAGACCACCTTGTCGCGGAAGTTGGAGGCCGCGCTCACCGCATCCGAGCACCGGCCCACGCAGTGGGGCGAGCCCTCCTGGCCGCAGGCACCGCGGCTGCTGCCGGTGCGCATCGACCTCGCCCGCTCCGCCGGGACGGACTTCGAACGCCTCGTCCTCACCCTGCGCCTGGCGCTCGCCGGTTTGGACCGTGCCCTGCCGGCGTTCGACCTCGCGCTCGGCCGGTACTGGGAGCACAACCACCCCGGCGAGAGCCTGGAGGAGTACTTGCGCCGCGCCGGGCTGGTGAGCCGCTTCGCCAAGGCACTGCCCGGCCAGGTGCAGGCGGCGCTGTCCAAGGCCGCCGAGGAGCTCGCGCTGCCCGGCGCGGTCGGCTCCGCGGTCGGGCAGGTCGCTACGGCCGTCGTCCGGGCGGTGCGCGAGCGCCGTACCACCGCCCGGGCACTGGCCGGCTGTCCGCGGCTCGCGGACCTGCTGGAAGCGGAACCGGACCTCGAGGCGCTCTCCTTCTACCCGCATCTGCTCGCCTACGAGATCGACCGGCTGCCGGCGAAGAAGGCCGTCGTGCCGGTGGTGCTGCTGGACACCTTCGAGGACACCGGGGACCGCACCAACCGCGACCTGGAGCGCCTGATCCAGCGCGTGGTGTGGCTGATGCCGAACGCCCTGTTCATCGTCACCGGCCGAAGCCGCCTCCAGTGGGCCGACGACGCGCTGCAGGGCCAGCTCGACTACACCGGGCCCGCCGCCTGGCCGCAGCTGGCCTCCCACATCCCCGCCGCCCGCGAGGCCGTCCCCATTGCCCCGGCCGGCATGGAACCGGCGACCGACCGGCAGGTCCTGATCGGCGACTTCAGCCCCGAGGACTGCGACGACTACCTCGCCCGCCGCCTCACCGCAGACGGCCGGCCCCTCATCGGCGACGACCTGCGCCGAGTCATCACTGCCCGCTCCCACGGCCTGCCGCTGTACCTGGACCTCGCCGTGATGCGCTTCCTGGAGATCCGCCGCACCCGCGAACCCGAGGCGGCCGACTTCGACCACGACTTCCCCGCCCTCGTCTCCCGCACCCTGCAGGACCTCACCCCCGACGAGCGGCACGTCCTGCGCGCGGTGAGCCTGCTGGACGCCTTCGACATCCCGCTCGCTGCCAAGGCCTCGGGCATGACCCACCAGGCCGCCGCCCTGCGCCTGGTCGAGCGGCCCTTCGTCCGCGAGAACCAGCTCGCCCTGTGGCCCTACCACCTGCACGCCGTGGTGCGCTCGACCATCCGCCGGGCCGACGACCACACCGACGACCGTTGGTCCGACCAGGACTGGGCGAGCGCCGCCGTCCGGGCCTTCGACACGCTCGGCGACCAGTGGGCTGGCAGCACCAGCCGCAGCCGGATGCTGCTGGTCGCCTGCCTGCGCCAGGGCCTGACCCTCGCCCGCGACCACCGCCTCGACCTCGGCTGGCTCGGTGGCGCGGCCTGGGCGTACGTCTCCGACTCGGTGTGGGAGCCCCTCGCCCCGCCCGCGCCTGCCGGGCAGGCCTCCACGGACAGGCCGCCAGGTGCCACTGTCCTGCAGACCCCGGCCGACGCCCTGGTGGAGACCCTCAGCACGCTTGCCGCCCGCCAGCGCGAGCACCGCACCCGCACCGCCGACCGACTCACCCGCGTCATCGACAGCCGCCTGCTGCCCGAAGACCTCACCGACATGGCCCTCTACTACCGGGCCAAGGCCCACCGCGACCTCGGCCGCACCGGCGCGTCCCGCCAGGGCATGCAACAGGTCGCGTCCGGCACCACCCGCCTCGCCCCCGCCGCCCGGCGGGGCCTCGCCCACCTCGCCCGCCTCGACGGCGACTTCCCCACCGCCCACGCGGCCGCCCAGACCCTGGGCTGGGCCGGACGCCAGAACCGCGTCCTCGGCGACCTCGCCTGGGTCCACGCCCAGATGGACCAGGCCGCCACCGCCTACCAGGCCGCCCGCACCGACGCCGAACGGCACGGCGTCGCCGGCGAGACCGCCACCAGCCAGGCCCAGCTCGGCTTCGTCCGCGCCTTCACCGATCCCGACACCGCCGACGACGACCTCGACCTCGCCGCCCAGCTCCTCATCGGCCTCGACCTGCGCGCCACCGCCCTCACCACCCGCATCGCTGCGCTCGTCCGCGACGCTGGCAGCGGCGGCGACGACTTCCCCGACCGCGCGAACGTCCTTGACGCCGAAGTCAGGGCCTCCGGTGTACGCGCCGCCCGCACCACCCTCGCCCTCGCCGTGTGCTTCCACCACGCCGTCCTCAACAACGACGACGAACTGGACACCGCGATCCACGACCTGGACCAGCTCACCCGCGGCCGCGACTACGCCTACTACACCGACATCGCCCACTTCATGGCCGACCGCCCCCTCCAGCACCCCTCCCCCGCACACTGGCTCGACGGCAACCAGGCCGTCCGAGACCGGTGGCGCGCCCTCGTTACCGCCCGCCAGAATCGCCTGCGCCCCACCAGCCACAGCTAA
- a CDS encoding DUF3800 domain-containing protein, which translates to MYLCYVDDSGSDRIRTLTGLLVPASSWGDLLHCWLEGRREVESEWGVPKNTELHAVKLVKGRGQFCSTPEQEARFHKRSRIAAHEMLLKRLARCENLTVTTVACRTSVLPDVYTCFVEHLEEWAAARYTHVMVVLDGNPGPADTDGLSAQEASEAWRHAVRNAAPYRGVHRGLPLASRRVLEDPIMQDSAHSQLIQAADMVAYAAYHHLACGDPGLWPKLTPIGAMSRSYRRLAPRWAGDPADEGIVWKDALGGS; encoded by the coding sequence GTGTACTTGTGCTACGTCGATGATTCGGGCTCGGACAGGATCCGCACGCTGACCGGACTGCTGGTGCCGGCCTCCAGCTGGGGAGACCTGCTGCACTGCTGGCTGGAAGGCCGCCGAGAGGTCGAGTCGGAGTGGGGCGTGCCCAAGAACACCGAGCTGCACGCGGTAAAGCTAGTCAAGGGCCGGGGCCAGTTCTGCTCGACCCCGGAGCAAGAGGCCAGGTTCCACAAGCGGAGCCGGATCGCCGCGCACGAGATGCTGCTCAAGCGCCTGGCACGGTGCGAGAACCTGACCGTCACCACGGTGGCGTGCCGCACCAGCGTGCTCCCGGACGTCTACACCTGCTTCGTCGAGCACCTGGAGGAGTGGGCGGCTGCCCGGTACACCCACGTGATGGTGGTCCTGGACGGCAATCCGGGCCCGGCCGACACGGACGGGCTCTCCGCGCAGGAGGCGAGCGAGGCGTGGCGGCACGCAGTACGCAACGCCGCCCCCTACCGGGGCGTGCACCGTGGACTGCCGCTGGCGTCCCGCCGGGTCCTGGAAGACCCGATCATGCAGGACAGCGCCCACAGCCAGCTCATCCAGGCCGCCGACATGGTCGCGTACGCCGCCTACCACCACCTGGCCTGCGGTGACCCAGGCCTGTGGCCGAAGCTGACACCCATCGGCGCAATGTCGCGCTCCTACCGCCGCCTCGCGCCACGATGGGCCGGCGACCCCGCAGACGAAGGCATCGTGTGGAAAGACGCCCTCGGCGGCTCCTGA
- a CDS encoding DciA family protein, whose product MTAATGADLARTALRAARQAARTSGNVPVQRTTRQATVVRRGPREPEPIADVFLALVAAHGWTLGTAGGGLRDHWPAIVGAEAAAHWHLAGYNPTTRRLRVVADSPAWAAQLRYQTRRILTDLEQLRPGTVQAIDVRVGPAPVVQHDQDQDNRPARRDNRPTARPARPPLADHTAYQELRQQLREQAQARLAKREEAAAQREEILKRHYNKLREPEGAHQHQVEDDAVAAESVRDRRLRESHRAALAVARGQAIPLRTAQQLPRSASVRGAA is encoded by the coding sequence ATGACCGCCGCCACCGGGGCCGACCTCGCCCGCACCGCTCTGCGCGCCGCCCGCCAGGCCGCCCGCACCAGCGGCAACGTCCCCGTCCAGCGCACCACCCGGCAGGCCACGGTCGTGCGGCGCGGCCCGCGCGAACCCGAGCCGATCGCGGACGTGTTCCTCGCCCTGGTCGCCGCGCACGGCTGGACCCTCGGCACCGCCGGCGGAGGCCTGCGCGACCACTGGCCCGCGATCGTCGGCGCCGAGGCGGCCGCCCACTGGCACCTCGCCGGCTACAACCCGACCACCCGCCGCCTGCGCGTGGTCGCCGACTCCCCGGCCTGGGCCGCCCAGCTCCGCTACCAGACCCGCCGCATCCTCACCGACCTCGAGCAACTGCGCCCCGGCACCGTCCAGGCCATCGACGTCCGCGTCGGCCCCGCCCCCGTGGTGCAGCACGACCAGGACCAGGACAACCGGCCCGCGCGCCGCGACAACCGGCCCACCGCGCGGCCGGCCCGGCCCCCACTCGCCGACCACACCGCCTACCAGGAACTGCGCCAGCAGTTGCGCGAGCAGGCCCAGGCCCGCCTGGCCAAGCGCGAAGAGGCCGCCGCCCAGCGAGAGGAGATTCTGAAGCGGCACTACAACAAGCTGCGTGAACCCGAAGGCGCCCACCAGCACCAGGTCGAGGACGATGCCGTCGCGGCTGAGTCCGTTCGCGACCGCAGGCTCCGCGAGAGCCACCGCGCCGCCCTCGCCGTCGCCCGCGGCCAAGCTATCCCGCTGCGCACCGCCCAGCAGTTGCCTCGGTCGGCATCTGTGCGGGGCGCTGCGTGA
- a CDS encoding helix-turn-helix domain-containing protein, producing MEDTFGTRFPVAWLARFTGDQIRAVTVVGDYCRSKAGYCWASNGTIADQLSLHERTVAALLRKVEGVLMECEHRTGGTIARRVKQAGRDVRAVWISAVARNLLAGTKFKVYCALSYREHLETTTSARQLAVLCGLRAETARVVAAQLVAEGWVSRDGEVGGAYQYTVHPVPLVGVVTQEALFAQPQQARPQAEPANAEDVEEVSGCPGQLDLFSLVEAVETPLVSTPPSPLNLTPPSPLNLAPPSPLVSAPQSSSLDQASLNKPLRAVGGCGSGVAATSVPRDTRVYASDSALVDPVSAVAEQAAVVARLVAASPEPPKTPGATTNSKTEASAVPSMTVSAEVHQVLRLVPDLVDRMNHWQQREVARAVGQAIREVGGDVERVAQRLERRYVLERDEIRDPYAWLAAPGRNRGLVRRGCHLPTCESGTDVELGGECQTCAYHVEGAQHRHAKRRQAERDQVLAEARTAPALVPADIDGQTEQVEEQQLAYCDRHVRTVLPCGLCAPLLDQSALSEVPRAIDGAELPPVTVPAWMTVDNSEGVAFREQLAARRRERELVGSR from the coding sequence ATGGAGGACACGTTCGGCACCCGCTTCCCGGTCGCCTGGCTCGCCCGGTTCACCGGGGACCAGATCCGTGCCGTGACCGTGGTGGGCGACTACTGCCGGAGCAAGGCCGGGTACTGCTGGGCCTCGAACGGGACGATCGCCGACCAGCTGAGCTTGCACGAGCGGACCGTGGCCGCGCTGCTGCGCAAGGTCGAGGGCGTCCTGATGGAGTGCGAGCACCGCACAGGCGGCACCATCGCGCGGCGGGTCAAGCAAGCTGGCCGGGACGTGCGGGCGGTGTGGATCTCGGCGGTCGCACGAAACCTGCTGGCCGGCACCAAGTTCAAGGTGTACTGCGCGCTGTCCTACCGGGAGCACCTGGAGACGACGACCTCGGCGCGGCAGCTGGCTGTGCTGTGCGGGCTGCGGGCCGAGACCGCCCGCGTGGTCGCAGCGCAGCTGGTGGCGGAGGGCTGGGTCTCCCGGGACGGGGAGGTCGGCGGGGCGTACCAGTACACCGTGCACCCGGTCCCGCTGGTCGGCGTGGTGACGCAGGAGGCGCTGTTCGCGCAGCCCCAGCAGGCCCGCCCGCAGGCGGAGCCGGCCAATGCCGAGGACGTCGAGGAGGTGTCCGGCTGCCCGGGTCAGCTCGACCTCTTCTCCCTGGTGGAGGCGGTGGAGACCCCCCTCGTTTCGACTCCACCCTCCCCCCTCAATCTGACTCCACCCTCCCCCCTCAATCTGGCTCCACCCTCCCCCCTCGTTTCGGCTCCACAATCAAGCTCTCTTGATCAAGCTTCTCTGAACAAGCCCCTGCGCGCCGTTGGTGGTTGCGGTTCCGGCGTAGCCGCGACGTCCGTACCGCGCGACACCCGCGTGTACGCGAGCGACTCCGCGCTGGTCGATCCGGTGTCCGCCGTCGCCGAGCAGGCCGCCGTCGTGGCCCGTCTGGTCGCGGCTTCGCCGGAACCGCCGAAGACCCCCGGCGCGACCACGAACTCGAAGACCGAGGCCTCCGCCGTACCGTCGATGACGGTCAGCGCCGAGGTCCACCAGGTCCTGCGCCTGGTGCCCGACCTGGTGGACCGGATGAACCACTGGCAGCAGCGGGAGGTGGCCCGGGCGGTTGGCCAGGCGATCCGCGAGGTCGGCGGCGACGTCGAGCGCGTCGCCCAGCGCCTGGAGCGCCGGTACGTCCTGGAGCGCGACGAGATCCGTGACCCGTACGCCTGGCTCGCCGCCCCGGGCCGCAACCGCGGCCTGGTTCGGCGCGGCTGCCACCTGCCCACCTGCGAGTCCGGCACCGACGTGGAGCTCGGCGGCGAGTGCCAGACCTGCGCGTACCACGTCGAGGGCGCCCAGCACCGGCACGCGAAGCGCCGCCAGGCCGAGCGGGACCAGGTCCTGGCCGAGGCCCGCACCGCCCCGGCCCTGGTGCCGGCGGACATCGACGGCCAGACCGAGCAGGTCGAGGAGCAGCAACTGGCGTACTGCGACCGGCACGTGCGGACCGTGCTGCCGTGCGGCCTGTGCGCGCCGCTGCTGGACCAGTCCGCCCTGTCCGAGGTGCCTCGGGCGATCGACGGTGCCGAGCTGCCTCCGGTCACGGTCCCGGCCTGGATGACCGTGGACAACTCCGAGGGCGTGGCCTTCCGCGAGCAGCTGGCCGCCCGCCGCCGTGAGCGCGAACTCGTCGGGAGCCGCTGA
- a CDS encoding NAD(P)-dependent oxidoreductase, whose amino-acid sequence MGAAVAACAMSAGTRVLWCPAGRSAATGRRAEQAGLEPVAELGELFQQAEVVLSLCPPAAAEDVAHEVAGHGFTGVYVEGNAISPDRVQRITDLVGRSARAVVDGSVIGSPPVGGKQTRLFLSGPSGATELVTALFSGTAVSTPVLGEEIGQASALKVSYTAYQKASRVLAALSYALARHHGVDQALLDVAGKRAGSYLVETDYIAKTAARAWRWAPEMEEAADTLRTARLPDEVLRTVASTLRRWTDTKDSDDLSMESALELLRGPE is encoded by the coding sequence ATGGGTGCGGCCGTCGCGGCCTGCGCGATGTCGGCCGGGACCAGGGTGCTGTGGTGCCCGGCCGGACGGAGCGCCGCAACTGGGCGGCGTGCCGAGCAGGCCGGACTGGAGCCGGTGGCCGAGCTCGGCGAGCTGTTCCAACAGGCCGAGGTCGTGCTGAGCCTGTGTCCGCCGGCTGCGGCCGAGGACGTCGCCCACGAGGTCGCCGGGCATGGGTTCACCGGGGTCTACGTGGAAGGCAACGCGATCAGCCCGGACCGGGTGCAGCGCATTACCGACCTGGTGGGCCGCAGCGCCCGAGCAGTGGTCGACGGCTCGGTGATCGGCTCCCCGCCGGTCGGCGGAAAGCAGACGCGACTGTTCCTCTCCGGCCCTTCCGGTGCCACCGAGCTGGTGACTGCGTTGTTCTCCGGGACCGCGGTGTCGACGCCGGTTCTGGGCGAGGAGATCGGTCAGGCCTCCGCGTTGAAGGTGTCCTACACGGCGTACCAGAAGGCCAGCCGGGTGCTCGCTGCGCTCTCCTACGCCCTGGCGCGTCACCACGGCGTTGACCAGGCGCTGCTGGACGTGGCTGGCAAGCGGGCCGGCAGCTACCTGGTCGAAACCGACTACATCGCCAAGACGGCAGCACGGGCGTGGCGGTGGGCACCGGAGATGGAGGAGGCTGCCGACACGCTGCGCACGGCGAGGCTGCCGGACGAGGTCCTGCGTACGGTGGCCAGCACGCTCAGGCGTTGGACGGACACGAAGGACAGCGACGACCTGTCGATGGAGAGCGCCCTGGAACTGCTGCGGGGGCCCGAGTGA
- a CDS encoding HAD-IA family hydrolase, whose product MTRTQRGVLLYGPPATGKDTITQALSRLDPNFQLFSRLKAGPGRSAGYRMATQEQLEELRRAGAVVYENARYDSTYVTDRPGLDDAFAAGVPVMHLGQVDGVQAVLSGYAGDWLTVLLWCPREVTEARSIGRGDADTPARLAAWDATRADLDANPRFRFDLTIRTDEVGPEAAAAQIRQALTAPRGDLVMVDFDDTLIDRLSAVAAWVAGYCTEHGLDPVVEQRMLEAMRIRADVNLVEGLCAELGLPESAGALWARYEPELAASVKPFPGVIEALTAVREAGHQVVVVTNGGGKIQRAKLTASGIADAVGAVCISEEVGARKPDRQIFEAAAASVGRDLSQGGWMIGDNADLDVAGGRKAGLRTVWISHGHPWPGGVKPDHVAPTAAEAFAFVRGGGR is encoded by the coding sequence ATGACCAGGACACAGCGGGGAGTGCTGCTCTACGGTCCGCCGGCCACGGGAAAGGACACCATCACCCAGGCCCTGAGTCGCCTCGACCCCAACTTCCAGTTGTTCTCACGGCTGAAGGCCGGGCCCGGCCGATCCGCTGGCTACCGGATGGCCACGCAGGAGCAGTTGGAGGAACTGCGACGGGCGGGCGCAGTGGTGTACGAGAACGCCAGGTACGACAGCACGTACGTGACGGACCGGCCGGGCCTGGACGACGCCTTCGCGGCGGGGGTCCCGGTGATGCACCTGGGCCAGGTCGACGGAGTCCAGGCGGTGCTCTCCGGCTACGCAGGCGACTGGTTGACCGTTCTGCTGTGGTGCCCGCGGGAGGTGACCGAGGCGCGGTCGATCGGCCGGGGCGACGCGGACACTCCGGCGCGACTGGCGGCGTGGGATGCGACCCGGGCCGACCTCGACGCCAACCCGCGCTTCCGCTTCGACCTGACCATCCGCACCGATGAGGTTGGGCCCGAGGCTGCCGCCGCGCAGATCCGCCAGGCGCTCACCGCACCACGCGGCGACCTGGTGATGGTCGACTTCGACGACACGCTGATCGACCGGCTCTCCGCGGTGGCGGCCTGGGTGGCCGGGTACTGCACGGAACACGGTCTGGACCCTGTCGTTGAGCAGCGGATGCTCGAAGCCATGCGGATCCGAGCGGACGTGAACCTGGTCGAGGGCTTGTGCGCGGAGCTTGGCCTCCCCGAGTCGGCTGGCGCACTCTGGGCGCGGTACGAGCCGGAGCTCGCCGCGTCGGTGAAGCCGTTCCCCGGCGTGATCGAGGCACTGACCGCCGTTCGGGAGGCTGGCCACCAGGTCGTCGTCGTCACCAACGGCGGCGGGAAGATCCAGCGCGCCAAGCTGACGGCGTCCGGCATCGCCGACGCGGTCGGCGCCGTGTGCATCTCCGAGGAAGTCGGCGCCCGGAAGCCGGACCGCCAGATCTTCGAGGCCGCGGCCGCCAGCGTCGGCCGGGACCTCTCCCAGGGCGGGTGGATGATCGGCGACAACGCCGACCTGGACGTCGCCGGCGGCCGGAAGGCCGGGCTGCGCACCGTGTGGATCTCGCATGGTCACCCCTGGCCTGGCGGCGTGAAGCCGGATCACGTCGCACCCACCGCCGCAGAGGCGTTCGCTTTCGTCCGGGGCGGTGGCCGGTGA
- a CDS encoding AAA family ATPase → MKTAEVQAMVRARPGWRPDKLRDQREAHGLTLEQAGERLRIVAEQAGLKSVPAAHAQTIWGHEQGEIYPGPDYRRAYCALYRATEPQLGFRNPLPGEDAAAFALTPTSETRNGAHVLAVERALHRIAPGTAESDNMMLQQRIMDAWRRRHTGGDPHRPTIVLVGGFAGSGKSEFARFLTQLTGWPLLDKDPLTRPLVEQLLVSLGSDPNDRHSEMYRTRVRALEYDCLMQAAYANIACGISTVLTAPFIAEMTDESWMTRFANRCRSQGVDVSPIWVQCDAESMRDYITFRSAARDTWKLANWGEYIATIDVETRPVVPHLVVDNRMGAAISLADQARLALAEVRA, encoded by the coding sequence ATGAAGACAGCGGAGGTACAGGCCATGGTGAGGGCTCGGCCCGGATGGCGGCCGGACAAGCTGCGCGATCAACGGGAAGCTCATGGCCTCACACTCGAGCAGGCCGGCGAGCGCCTGCGGATCGTGGCTGAGCAGGCCGGGCTGAAGAGCGTTCCCGCTGCTCACGCCCAGACGATCTGGGGGCATGAACAGGGTGAGATCTACCCTGGCCCGGACTATCGGCGCGCGTACTGCGCCCTCTACCGCGCGACCGAGCCCCAGCTCGGCTTCAGGAATCCTCTGCCTGGAGAGGATGCTGCGGCATTCGCTTTGACGCCGACTTCAGAAACGCGTAACGGCGCTCACGTACTGGCAGTCGAGCGGGCGCTTCATCGCATCGCACCGGGCACCGCGGAATCCGACAACATGATGCTGCAGCAGCGGATCATGGACGCGTGGCGCCGACGGCACACCGGTGGAGACCCGCACCGTCCCACGATCGTGCTGGTCGGCGGGTTCGCGGGCTCCGGGAAGTCTGAATTCGCCAGGTTTCTGACGCAGCTGACCGGGTGGCCGCTCCTGGACAAGGACCCGCTCACCAGGCCGCTGGTCGAACAGCTCCTGGTCTCTCTCGGCTCGGATCCGAATGACCGGCACTCCGAGATGTACCGGACGCGGGTGCGGGCGCTGGAGTACGACTGCCTGATGCAGGCCGCCTACGCCAACATCGCCTGTGGTATTTCCACTGTACTGACCGCCCCGTTCATCGCTGAGATGACGGACGAGAGCTGGATGACCCGCTTCGCCAACCGCTGCCGCTCCCAGGGCGTCGACGTCTCGCCGATCTGGGTGCAGTGCGATGCCGAGAGCATGCGCGACTACATCACCTTTCGCTCCGCAGCCCGCGACACGTGGAAGCTTGCCAACTGGGGGGAGTACATCGCCACCATCGATGTCGAAACCCGGCCTGTGGTCCCGCACCTGGTGGTGGACAACCGCATGGGCGCGGCGATCTCCCTGGCGGACCAAGCTCGCCTCGCGCTCGCCGAGGTGCGCGCATGA
- a CDS encoding GntR family transcriptional regulator, translating to MTDQFAQPYQRIVEDVRDQIRLGKLRPGHKLPSTRELATHYGVAHGTVQRALAELRSAELIYSHQGKGSFVRQSPDEGQPSSEVQDLQRQVADLTARLERVEQALFHRT from the coding sequence ATGACTGATCAGTTCGCCCAGCCCTACCAGCGGATCGTGGAGGACGTGCGCGATCAGATCCGTCTAGGCAAACTTCGGCCGGGCCACAAGCTGCCCAGCACCCGCGAGCTGGCTACTCACTACGGGGTTGCCCACGGGACGGTGCAGCGGGCGCTCGCGGAGCTCCGCTCGGCTGAGCTGATCTACTCGCACCAGGGGAAGGGGAGCTTCGTGCGGCAGTCGCCTGACGAAGGCCAACCGTCCTCCGAGGTCCAGGACCTGCAGCGACAGGTTGCCGACCTGACTGCCCGCCTTGAGCGAGTCGAGCAGGCGCTCTTCCATAGAACGTGA